In a single window of the Amycolatopsis sp. cg5 genome:
- a CDS encoding TetR/AcrR family transcriptional regulator yields the protein MTEATTRVKAHRTQAERREQTKTALLDATIDCLVELGYARTSVQEICARAGVSKGAVQHHFSAKAELMAAAVEHLTVKLRRQLAESLQTVPQGVDGIPTAIDLLWEGYSGTLATAATELWVAARTDPELKAAIRPVDRALGRSTRDHITSIAAGLPRERVETLFWLTVNLTRGLALDAELGGDPKRRRQLLDEWKRIAVAVATG from the coding sequence GTGACCGAGGCGACAACCCGCGTCAAAGCGCATCGGACACAGGCCGAGCGCCGCGAGCAGACCAAGACGGCACTGCTCGACGCCACGATCGACTGCCTCGTCGAGCTCGGCTACGCCCGCACGTCGGTGCAGGAGATCTGTGCCCGCGCGGGCGTTTCCAAAGGCGCGGTGCAACATCACTTCTCCGCCAAGGCGGAACTGATGGCCGCCGCCGTCGAGCACCTGACCGTGAAACTGCGGCGGCAGCTGGCCGAGTCGTTGCAGACGGTGCCGCAGGGCGTCGACGGCATCCCGACGGCGATCGATCTGCTGTGGGAGGGCTATTCGGGCACGCTCGCCACGGCGGCGACCGAACTCTGGGTGGCCGCGCGCACGGACCCGGAGCTCAAGGCGGCGATCCGGCCCGTCGACCGCGCGCTCGGCCGGTCCACTCGCGACCACATCACCTCGATCGCGGCGGGCCTGCCGCGCGAGCGGGTGGAAACCCTGTTCTGGCTGACCGTCAACCTCACCAGGGGACTCGCGCTCGACGCGGAACTCGGCGGCGACCCGAAACGGCGGCGGCAGCTGCTGGACGAATGGAAGCGCATCGCTGTCGCCGTGGCGACGGGATAA
- a CDS encoding succinic semialdehyde dehydrogenase — protein sequence MTSTTPASTGHDAVDPETIGGVPDAPSASRAGLLAARASGGKDSAPVRMLAPFTGLPITTLPQATDADARAAFDKARAAQRAWAARPAAERQEVLIRLHDLVLARQDEVLDLVQVEAGKARMDAFDEVSGTALVAAYYGKHSAKLLAPKKRAGVIPVLTKVAEVRHAKGVVAVISPWNYPLALTAMDVLPALAAGNTVVQKPDNQTALSALWLHELAEEAGLPAGVWQIILGRGSEIGPALLEESDYLCFTGSTPTGKQLAGQVAQRLTGYSLELGGKNPMIVLPDADIAKAAAGAVTACFSSAGQLCVSVERIYVHESVREEFTRAFVAKTAALQLGASLDYSAGMGSLTSASQLETVSAHVEDARAAGATVLTGGRARPDLGPLFYEPTVLADVTPDAKLFAEETFGPVVSIYGYTDVTDAIERANDTRYGLNASVWSRNGRAGWEVAARLKAGTVNVNEGFAATFGSVDLPMGGMKESGVGRRNGADGLLKYTESQSIAVQRGLRLRPGKGMPPKLWVKGMTASMKVLRRLPGR from the coding sequence ATGACGAGCACGACGCCGGCGAGCACGGGACACGACGCGGTCGACCCGGAGACCATCGGCGGCGTCCCGGACGCCCCGTCCGCCTCGCGGGCGGGCCTGCTCGCCGCCCGCGCCAGCGGCGGCAAGGACAGCGCGCCCGTCCGGATGCTCGCGCCGTTCACCGGACTGCCGATCACCACGCTCCCCCAGGCCACCGACGCCGACGCGCGCGCGGCGTTCGACAAGGCCCGCGCCGCGCAGCGTGCCTGGGCTGCACGGCCAGCCGCCGAGCGCCAAGAGGTGCTGATCCGGCTGCACGACCTGGTGCTGGCCCGGCAGGACGAGGTACTCGATCTCGTGCAGGTCGAGGCTGGCAAGGCCCGGATGGACGCGTTCGACGAGGTCAGCGGGACCGCGCTGGTCGCCGCCTACTACGGCAAGCACAGCGCGAAACTCCTCGCGCCGAAGAAGCGCGCCGGTGTCATCCCGGTGCTGACCAAGGTCGCCGAGGTCCGCCACGCCAAGGGCGTCGTCGCGGTCATCTCGCCGTGGAACTACCCGCTCGCGCTGACCGCGATGGACGTGTTGCCCGCGCTGGCCGCGGGCAACACCGTCGTGCAGAAGCCCGACAACCAGACCGCGCTTTCGGCGCTGTGGCTGCACGAACTCGCCGAGGAAGCCGGTTTGCCCGCGGGCGTCTGGCAGATCATCCTCGGCCGCGGCTCGGAAATCGGCCCCGCGCTGCTCGAAGAATCCGACTACCTCTGTTTCACCGGCTCGACCCCGACCGGCAAGCAGCTCGCGGGCCAGGTCGCGCAGCGCCTGACCGGCTATTCGCTGGAACTCGGCGGCAAGAATCCGATGATCGTGCTGCCCGACGCCGACATCGCGAAGGCCGCGGCGGGCGCGGTCACCGCCTGCTTCTCTTCCGCCGGGCAGCTGTGCGTCTCGGTCGAGCGGATCTACGTCCACGAAAGCGTCCGCGAGGAGTTCACCCGCGCATTCGTCGCGAAGACGGCGGCGTTGCAGCTCGGCGCTTCGCTGGACTACAGCGCCGGGATGGGCTCGCTGACCTCGGCGAGCCAGCTGGAAACGGTGTCCGCGCACGTCGAGGACGCCCGCGCGGCCGGCGCGACCGTGCTGACCGGCGGCCGCGCCCGGCCCGATCTCGGCCCGCTGTTCTACGAGCCGACCGTGCTCGCGGACGTCACCCCGGACGCGAAGCTCTTCGCGGAGGAGACGTTCGGGCCGGTCGTGTCGATCTACGGCTACACCGACGTCACCGACGCGATCGAGCGCGCCAACGACACCCGCTACGGCCTGAACGCGAGCGTCTGGTCGCGCAACGGCCGCGCGGGCTGGGAGGTCGCGGCGCGCCTGAAGGCGGGAACGGTCAATGTCAACGAAGGCTTCGCGGCCACCTTCGGCAGTGTCGACCTGCCGATGGGCGGGATGAAGGAGTCCGGCGTCGGCCGCCGCAACGGCGCCGACGGCCTGCTCAAGTACACCGAGTCCCAGTCGATCGCCGTCCAGCGCGGCCTTCGCCTGCGCCCCGGCAAGGGCATGCCGCCCAAGCTCTGGGTCAAGGGCATGACCGCGAGCATGAAGGTCTTGCGCCGCCTCCCCGGCCGCTAA